The genome window TGCATCCACTCGGTTGACCGCCTGTCCCTGGCCGAGGAGATCGACCGCCAGTGGGCAAAGCTCGACGCGGTCTGCGACATCCTCGTGCAGGTGAACATAGCCGGCGAGGAGACCAAGAGCGGCACCTCCGCGGCCGAACTCACGGACCTGGTGGCGGCCATGGCGACCCTGCCCCACGTGCGGGTCCGGGGTCTCATGACCATGCCTCCCTTCTTCGACGACCCCGAGGAGGCCCGTCCCTACTTCCGGGAGCTCAGGCGCCTGGCCGACGCAGTGGCTGCCGAGAATATCCCCGGCGTGTCCATGGCGGAACTCTCCATGGGGATGTCCGGCGACTACGAAGCCGCCGTGGAGGAGGGAGCCACGCTGGTCCGCATCGGAACGGCCCTGTTCGGCGAGCGGGTGTACCGCCCCTGACCAGCTCTCCCGTCACTATCCCCGTGGCGGCCTTTGGGCCGCAATTCCCGTAGTCATTCCCTTTGTGGAGGTTGTAGCGCCCATGCTGTTCCGCCTGATTGTCGCGGTTATGTTCCTGGCGTCCTTCCCGTCCACCGCCCGGGCCGTGCCCCGGCCGGTTTCGGCCGCGGATTTCTCGGTCCCCATCCTCCTCTACCACCGCTTCGGCCCCACCGTTGCCGACGGCATGACCATCAAGACCCCGGTCTTCGAGGAGCACCTGAAGTACCTGAGGGACAACGGCTACCGGGTGATCCCCCTGCGGCAGGTGGTGGACTTCTATCTGAAAAAGGGACCGGCGCCGCCCCCCAAGTCGGTGGTGATCGTGGAGGACGACGCCCACAAGTCGGTCTACACCGACATGCTGCCGCTGGTGAAGAAGTACCGGGTGCCGGTGACGGTCTTCATCTACCCCTCGGCCGTCTCGAACGCGAAGTATGCCATGACCTGGGACCAGCTCCGGGAGCTGAAAAAAACGGGGCTCTTCGATTTCCAGTCCCATACCTACTGGCATCCCAACTTCAAGAAGGAGCGGAAGAAGCTCCCCCCGGCGGAGTTCGACCGGCTGGTGGAGTCGCAGTTGAAAAAATCGAGGGAAAAGATCGAGAAGGAGCTGGGGGTGACGGTGGACATGCTCGCCTGGCCCTTCGGCATCTATGACGACGACCTGATCCGCCGGGCCGGGGTGCTGGGGTACCGGGCCACCTTCACCATCGACCGCCGCCACGTGACCCCGGCCGAGAGCGTCATGAAGCTGCCCCGTTATCTCATGATCAACGCCGACCAGGGGAAGGTCTTCGCCCAGATCCTGGCCGGGAGCGGCCCCAAGAGAAATGTCGTCTACTGATCCGCCGAAAAAGCATCCCTGCCCCGACTGCCGGTTCTGCCAGTGGTGCGGTGATGACCGCTGTTCCCTCTGCCTGCGGGGGTGCGCAAAGGGCAAAAAGCTCTCCCTGGCGGAGCAGATCGAGCTCTTTGAGAAGGTGAACCGAAAGGCTGCGGCCACAGAGGACACAGAGTAGCACCGGATTTCCGCCGTCTCCGCCCTGATCGATACGGGATTCGTGGCAGCCGCCGTTGCACGTTGAGAGTTCTCCTCTGCGGCGAAGAAGCGTTATTTTTTCCCCAGCTCCGCCGAGCGGGCGGTTGCGGCGTCCACGGCGGCCATGACCGCGCCGCGGAAGGCATCCCGCTCCAGGGAGGCGATGCCGGCGATGGTGCTGCCGCCGGGGGAGGTGACCTTTTCCTTGAGGATGCCCGGGTGATCGCCGGTCTCCAGAAGGAGCCTCGCGGCTCCCAGCACCGTCTGGGCCGCCAGCCGGGTGGCCACGTCCCGGGGCAGGCCGTTTTTCACGCCCGCGTCGGACAGGGCCTCCATGAAGAGGAAGACGTAGGCCGGGCCGCAGCCGGAGACGCCGGTGACGGCGTCCATGAGCTTTTCCTCCACCACGCAGGTGGTCCCCACCAGGTCGAAGATTCCCGCGGCAAAGAACAGATCGTCATCAGTGGCATTCCTGCCGCGGCAGAGGGCGGATGCCCCTTCCAGCACCAGGGCCGGGGTGTTCGGCATCACCCGGATCACCCGGGCCGCGCTGCCGCAGACCTCTTCCATGTCCGCGGTGGTGATCCCCGCCATGATGGAGATGAGCAGCTTGCCGTCGAGCCCTGCCGGCCCCAGGGCCGCAGCCATGCCCCGGAACACCTGGGGCTTCACGGCCATGACCAGGGCGCCGGCAGCGGCAACCACCCGGCCGTTGTCGGCGCAGACGTCGATGCCGTAGGTGCCGTGCAGGTATTCCCGCCGCGCGGCCACCGGTTCAGCCACCATCACGTCCGCCGCCGCGACCCCGCCGGCCAGCAGCCCTTTGATGATCGCCTCAGCCATGTTCCCGCCGCCGATGAAGCCGAGAGTGCTTCCCTTCAGCATCTTCGTTCCTCCTCGAAAATAGTATACTTTCTCCTACGGCATACGTTGAAAAATGTCAAGCCGGTGATCGGCCGAACGTGACGGAATGGTGCGGGGTTCTGAATATGTTTGGCCGGGTCAAAAAATCGTTGACACCCTGTTTTCTTTGTATTATATACCTCCCCTCGTGTCGATTGGTTTAAACGAAAAGTTTAGAAATGCTAAACCGGCTGCTTGACAGAAAGTTTAGAAATGCTAAACAGCGTGTGTAAACAAAGAGTTTAGTATTTCTGAACCAGGAGAAACCACGTGAAGATCGGCGAGCGGTTGAAGCGGCTCAGGATGATCAACTCCCTCACCCAGGAGGAACTGGCCAATCGGGCCGACCTGACCAAGGGATACATCTCCCAGCTTGAGAACGACGCCACCTCCCCGTCCATCGCCACCCTGAAGGACATCCTCGACGTCTTCGGCGTCAGCATGCAGGAGTTCTTCAGCGACCCCATCGGCGAGGACGTGGTCTACGGCAAGGATGCCCGGGTTCAGACCTCGGCCGACGATGCGGCCGTGACGGTGGAACTCCTCGTCCCCGGCGCCCAGAACCGGGAGATGGACCCGGCCCTGGTGACCCTGGCCCCGGGCGAGGAGATGGACGAGCAGAACTTCCACGAGGGGGAGGAGTTCGGCTTCGTCCTTCTGGGCCGGATCCAGCTCCGGCTGGACGACAAGATCTACACGGTGAAAAAGGACGAGTGCTTCTACTTCACCTCGGACAAGCGGCATACGGTGAAGAACATCGGCAAGGGGCCGGCGAAGATACTCTGGGTCGTGACCCCGCCGACCTTTGATTATTAACGAACGCGCTCTTTCCGAAATATCGCGTTCTCAAGAATTGTTACACGGATTTCAGCCCATATCATTAGTTCAAGCGGCGTCAGATTCGTGATGATAACGGCGGATGAGAGGAGAGGGGCCCGCAGGCGTAGCAGCGCTACGTCGACGAGCAGACGTCGTTAGCGCGCGAATATGGCGGCGCCCAGGAGGAATCATGAGCAAGGTACTGATAATCGGAGCCGGCGGCGTCGGCCAGGTCGTTGCCCACAAGTGCGCCCAGCGCAGGGACATCTTCAGCGGGATCACCCTGGCCTCCCGGACCAAGGCCAAGTGCGACGCCATCGCCGCCCAGTTGAACAACAGCATCGCCACTGCCCAAGTGGACGCGGACAATGTCCCCGAGTTGGTGGCGCTCATCAGGAAAGAGCAGCCGAAGCTCGTCATCAACGTGGCCCTGCCGTACCAGGACCTGACCATCATGGACGCCTGCCTGGAGACCGGGGTCGACTATCTCGACACCGCCAACTACGAGCCCCTGGACACCGCCAAGTTCGAGTACTCCTGGCAGTGGGCCTACCAGGACCGCTTCAAGAGCGCGGGGATCATGGCGCTGCTCGGTTCCGGCTTCGACCCCGGCGTGACCAACGTCTACACCGCCCTGGCCGCCAAGAAGTACCTGGACGAGGTGCAGGAGATCGACATCATCGATGCCAACGCCGGGAGCCACGGCCAGCCCTTTGCCACCAACTTCAACCCCGAGATCAACATCCGCGAGGTGACCGCCCCGTGCCGCCACTGGGAGAACGGCGAGTTCGTCGAGACGCCCCCCCTCTCCACCAAGCGGGTTTTCGACTTTCCCGAGGGTATCGGCCCCATGAACATCTATCGCCTCTATCACGAGGAGATGGAGTCCATTGTCAAGCATATCCCGACCATCAAGAAGGCCCAGTTCTGGATGACCTTCTCCGACAACTACCTGAAGCACCTGGAGGTGCTCCAGAACGTGGGCATGACGCGCATCGACGAGGTGGAGTTCCAGGGGCAGAAGATCGTGCCGATCCAGTTCCTGAAGGCGCTCCTCCCTGACCCCGGTTCCCTCGGCCCCCTCACCAAGGGGAAGACCTGCATCGGCGTCATCGCCCGCGGCCTCAAGGACGGCAAGCGGAAACAGGTCTACATCTACAACATCTGCGACCACGAGGCCTGCTACAAAGAGGTCGGCTCCCAGGCCATCAGCTACACCACCGGCGTACCGGCGGTGGTGGGCGGGATCATGATGCTGACCGGTAAATGGCACGCCCCGGGCGTCTGGAACATGGAGCAGTTCGATCCCGAGCCGTTCCTGGCGGAGCTTGGGCCCATGGGGCTGCCGACGGTGGTGGTGGACGGCGGCGAATGGCCGGAGCTGTAGGAGGAGCGCACTCTTCCGACCATCTCCCCGCCGTTCTCGGAATGCCCGTTGTGCGGCGTAGCGCTGCTACGCCTCCGCCGGCATCCCTGCGGGTGCGAGGATCCGGCCGAAATCTTGCGCTCCGGCGGTTAAGACGTTTGATCACTGTCTCTCTGCGGCGCCGTCCGCGGTAAATAAGGTTCTTGACTTTGACTGGTATCGACATCGAAAAAATCCTGAAGCTTGCCCCGTCTCCCGCCTACGTGGTGGACCTGGGGCGGCTGCGCCACAACCTGGCCATCCTGGACCAGGTGCACGCGGGGCCGTGGAGGCCTTCGCCATGTGGAGCGTCTTTCCGATCATCCGGGAGACGCTCCACGGGGTCTGCGCCAGTTCGCCGTGGGAGGCCCGGCTGGGGCGCGAGGAGTTCGGCCGGGAGGTCCACAGCTTCGCGGCCGCCTTCAAGGAGAGCGACGTGGTGGAGCTGCTTGCCACCTCCAACCACCTGGTTTTCAACTCCTTCAACCAGTTGGAGCGGTTCCGGCCCCTGTGGGAGAAGGAGCGGGGACGGGTCTCGGTGGGGCTGCGGGTGAACCCGGAGCATTCCGAGGGGCATACCCCCATCTACGATCCGTGCGCGCCCGCGTCGCGGCTCGGCATTCCCCGGCGGGAGTTCGACGGCAGATCCCTCCAGGGGGTGGAGGGGCTCCACTTCCATACCCTCTGCGAGCAGCTCTTCGAGCCCCTGGCGCGGACCGCCACGGTATTCGAGGAAAAGTTCGGCCCGTTTCTCCACGGCATGAAGTGGCTGAATCTGGGGGGCGGCCACCACATCACCCGTGAGGGGTACGACATCGACGCCTGGTGGAGCTCATCACGTACTTCAAGGGAAAGTACGGCGTGGAGGTCTACCTGGAGCCGGGGGAGGCCATTGCCATCGGCACCGGCATCTTGGTGGGGGAGGTGCTGGACGTGGTGCACAACGAGATGGACATCGCCATCCTCGACGTCTCCGCCACCTGCCACATGCCCGACGTGCTGGAGATGCCGTATCGTCCCGGCATTACCGGCGGCTTCGACCCCGGCGAGAAGGCCCACACCTACCGCCTCGGCGGGCCGTCGTGCCTGGCCGGGGACGTCATCGGCGACTGGTCCTTTGAGAAGCCCCTGAAGCCGGGCGACCGGCTCTCTTTCGAGGACATGTCCCACTACACCATGGTGAAGACCACCACGTTCAACGGCATCCAGCATCCGGCCATCTGCACCTTCGAGCCGGAGACCGGGGAGTTGCGGGTGGTGAGGACGTTCGGATACGAGGATTTCAAGAGCAGATTGTCTTAAGGAGGGGCGATATCTTCCGACCATCTCGACGCCGCGTCCTCGAAACCCTGCCTCAACGTAGCGCTGCTACGCCTCGGCACGGTTTCTGCGGGCCGGCACCGATCTGGCCGAAATCTCTCGCCCCTTGGGAAAACCGTAAACTGAAAACGATTACCTAACAGCGGCGTTAGTGCGCGAATATGGCGTCGCCAGGAGAGCATATGGAACGTTGGTCGATTAACGAATCTGCGAAGATCTACAACCTCCCCAACTGGGGCGCCGACCTCTTCTCCATCAACAAGAAGGGGAACGTCTGCGTGCACCCGTCACCCACGTCCAAGCATTCCATCGACCTACGTGCCTGGTGGACGATCTGATCAAGCGCAAGATCAAGCCCCCTATCCTGCTCCGGTTCATGGACGTGCTCCAGGGGCGGATCGCATCCATCAACCGGGTGTTCAAGAACGCCATCGACGAGAACGACTACCCGGCCACCTACCAGACCTTCTACCCCATCAAGGTGAACCAGCAGCGCCAGGTGGTGGAGGCCATCGCCAAGTTCGGCAAGCGCTACAACATCGGCCTTGAGGTGGGCTCCAAGCCGGAGCTGGTGATCGGCATCTCCTTTGCCACCGGCAACGGCATCCCCATCATCTGCAACGGCTACAAGGACACCGAGTATATCGAGACGGTCCTCTACGCCACCAAGATCGGCTACGACATCACCATCGTGGTGGAGAAGATGTTCGAGCTGGAGAAGATCATTGCCCTGTCGAAAAAGACCGGCATCAAGCCCAAGCTGGGCATCCGGGTGAAGCTCTCCTCCAAGGGGACCGGCAAGTGGGCCACCTCCGGCGGGGAGGACGCCAAGTTCGGCCTCCGGATGTCCGAGATCATCGCCGCCATCGGGCTTTTGGAGCAGAACGACCTCCTGGACCGGGTGAATCTCCTCCACTTCCACATCGGCAGCCAGATCACCAAGATCGACAAGATCAAGAGCGCCCTGATCGAGGGGACCCGCATCTATGCCGAGATGCGCAAGCTGGGGGTCGGCATCCGGTACGTGGACATCGGCGGCGGCCTGGGGGTCGACTACGACGGGTCCAAGTCCAGCTACTTCTCCAGCGTCAACTACTCCATCGAGGAGTACGCCAACGACGTCATCTACCAGATCAAGAACATCTGCGAAGATGCCGGCGTCGAATGCCCCAACATCATCTCCGAATCGGGGCGGGCCACGGCGGCCCACTACTCGGTGCTCGTGACCAACCTCCTCAACACCAACACGTCCAATGCCATGCCCGACTTCGAGGAAACCCTCAAGGGGGCGGAGAAACTGGCTCCCACGGTCAAGAAGCTGGTGGACATCTACAAGAGCATCGACCGCTACTCGCTGCGGGAGGACTACCATGACACGGTCCAGCTCATCCAGGAGGCGGTGAGCCTCTTCAACCTGGGCTACCTGACCCTCAACGAGCGGGCCATGGCCGAGTGGCTCCACGGCAAGATCCTGCGCAAGATCAACAGCATCGTGGAAAAGATCAAGCCGATCCCCGAGGAGCTCCAGAATTTCCAACTGAGCCTGCGGCAGACCCATTTCGCCAACTTCTCGCTGTTCCAGTCGATTCCCGACTCCTGGGCCATTGACCAGCTCTTCCCCATCGTGCCGATCCAGCGGCTCAACCAGAAGCCCGACGTGATGGCCACCATCGCCGACATCACCTGCGATTCGGACGGGGAGATCACCAGCTTCGTGGGAGAGAACGGCCGGACCAAGTTTCTGCCGCTCCACAAGATGCGCAAGGATGAGGCCTATTTCGTGGGCTTTTTCCTGATCGGCGCCTATCAGGAGATCCTGGGGGACATGCACAACCTGTTCGGCGACACCAATGCCGTGCACGTCACCTTCAACAAGAAGACCGGCTACAAGATCGACACGGTCATCCATGGCGACGCCACCTGGGAGAGCCTCAAGTACGTCCAGTACAAGGGGCCGGAGATCCTGAAGCACGTCCGCGACACCCTGGAGAAGGACGTGGCCCTGCGCAAGGTTACCATCGAGGAGAGCAGCCATTTCCTGGAACTGCTGGACCGGACGCTCCTGGGGTACACCTACCTGGGGGAGTGACGGGGCCCCGTCTGCCCCTTTCCGGCCGCCCGCAGCGGCAGCCGGCAGCCCCACCGCTTCGCCCCGGGAGAGGTCAGGGAACACCGGCCTGGACCTCTCCCTCCGAAAAAACTCCAAGCGACGCCCTTGTCCCCCGATTCGCCTTGCCAGCCATGGAGCCGATTTCCTGTCGCACCGGCATCCTGCTGTTTTGCGGGACTTTTTTCTCCGGGAGAGCCCCCGGCCCCCTTGCGGGACGTTCAGAGAAAATGTGACACAGTAGACGCAGGACCCTCAACGGAATGTCCGCGCATGAAGCCACCCACGAGGGAGCCAGATGGAACTGCTTGAAAAAATGGGATGGGATGACTGGTTCGCCGCCCATGCCGGGGCGTCCTCCGACGCGGCCGGCCGGGGCGGGTCGTTGCCGAGCAGCGCGGCGAATACCGGGTGCGCACGGCAGACGGCGAGGTGGCGGCCATCCTTACCGGGCGGGCCATGCGGGAGACGGCCGGCGACCGGCTCGAACGGCCGGTGGTGGGCGACTGGGTGATCGTGGAGCCCGTTGCCGGCGACAGCACCGTCCTGGTGCGGGCCGTTCTGCCCCGCCGCACCATCCTGGCCCGCCGCGAGTCGGGCCGTGCGGCCGAGGTCCAGCCGGTGGCCGCCAACGTGGACATCGTCTTCATCGTGGCCGGACTGGACGGCGCCCTCAACCTCCGCCGGCTCGAGCGGTTCCTGGCCGCGGCCCGCGAGAGCGGCGCCGAACCGGTGGTGCTGCTCACCAAGAGCGATCTGTCCGGCGATCCGGCCGCACCGGCGGAGGAGGCCGCAACGGTCGCTCCCGGCATCCGGGTCATGACCGTCAGCTCCCTGGACGGCGCCGGGGTCGACGAAGTCGGGGCCCTTCTCGCCCCCGGCGTGACCGCCTGCTTCATCGGGCCGTCCGGCGTGGGCAAGTCGAGCCTGGTCAACCGCCTGGCAGGGGATCCGGTCATGGCCACCGGAGCCGTGCGCGAGCGGGACGCCAAGGGGCGCCATACCACCACCCATCGCCAGCTCATCCTCCTGCCGGGCGGGGGGATCGTCATCGACACGCCGGGGATGCGGGAGTTCGGCCTCTGGCAGGTGGACGAGGGGATCGACGCGGCGTTTCCCGAGATCGCGAAGCTGGCTGCCGGCTGCCGTTTCCACGACTGTTCCCACCGGCACGAGCCCGGTTGCGCCGTCCGCACCGCCCTGGCCGGCGGCGGGCTGGATCCGGGCCGCTACGGCAGCTATCTTAAGCTTCGGCTGGAAGAAGAAACCATGGCTACCCTGGCCGATGCCGAGGGGCGGCGGGAGCGCAAAAAGGGGGAGCGCCGCATGGCCAAGGGGCTGCGGACGGTGCTGCGCACAAAGGAAAAGAAGTAGCCGTCCGGTTCACGCCTCCAGGCCGAAGCGCCGCAGCACCTCGGCCGGTGCCCGGTCGTGGTGGGAGAATTCCATGGTATAGGTGCCGCGCCCCTTGGTGGCGCTGCGCAGTTCGGTCATGTAGCCGAACAGTTCCGCCAGGGGGACCAGGGCCCGGATGGTTTCCGTGTCGCCCTGGCTGCTGATCCCCTCGATCCGTCCCCGCTTCTGCTGGACCGAACCGAGGACCTTGCCGGCATAGTCGGCCGGGATGACGATCTCCAGGTTCATGACCGGCTCCAGGAGCGTGAGCCCCGCGTCCCGGGCCGCCAGCATGAGCCCCCTGCCTGCCGCCGCACGCACTCCCGCCTCGGTGGTCACTCCCGGCTCCACCGGAACCGCCGCCACCCGCACCTCCAGATCAGTGAGGGGATAGCCGGTGCGGGACCCGGCAGAGCAGGCCCGGCCGATGCTGTCGGCTGCCGCGTCCCGCAACTCCTTGCCGATGCCCGGTTCCGCGGCGTCCGGCACGCTCACCCGCACCCCGGCCCCCCGCGGCAGGGGCGAAAGCTGCAGCAGGACCTCTCCCCCCTGGACCTTCCCCTCGTGCTCGGCCCGGAAGACCTCCCGCCGCTCCACCGGCCGGGTGATGGTTTCCCGATAGACCACCTGGGGCCGCCCGGTCTTCACCCCCACGCCGAATTCCCTCTGCAACCGGTCCACAACCACTTCCAGGTGGAGCTCACCCATGCCGGTGAGAATGGTCTGGCCCGTTTCCTCGTCCTCGTGGACCCGGAAGGTGGGGTCTTCCCACTGGAGCTTCTCCAGGGCCGGCAGGAGCTTGTCCCGGTCGTCCACCCCGCGGGCCTCCACCGCCAGCGACACCACCGGCTCCGGCACGGCCAGTCCCTCCAGCACGATCCGGTGGGCCGGGTCGCAGAGGGTGTCGCCGGTCAGCACCTCCTTGAGCCCTGCCGCCGCCACGATGTCGCCGGCGGCCGCCTCCTCGATCTGTTCCCGCTTGTGGGCATGCATCCGGAAGAGCCGGGCGAGCTTCTCGAAGCACCCCCGGGAGCTGTTCCAGACCGCGCCGCCCGCCTTGATGGTGCCCGAATAGACCCGGAGGTAGGTGAGCTTGCGCCCCTCTTCCGACTGTACCTTGAAGGCCAGGGCGCAGAAGGGGCCGCGCGGGTCGCAGGGGAGTTCGTCAACGGTTTCGCTGCCGGGGCGTTGGCCTTTGGCAGGGGGGACGTCAAGGGGAGAGGGGAGAAAGTCGACCACGGCATCCAGCAGCGGCTGGATCCCCTTGTTCCGGAGGGCCGAGCCCAGGAGCACCGGGAAGATGCGGCAGGCCAGGACCCCGCGCCTGAGCGCGCCCCGCAGCCGGTCGGCGGAGATATCCTTGTCCTCCAGGAGATCGGCGAGGATGGCGTCGTCGAAATCGGCGGCCGCCTCGGCAACGGCATCCCGGGCCTCGCGCGCCGCGTCCAGCAGGTCCGCCGGCACGGGACCCCGGCTGACGGTCCGCCCCTGGTCCCCCTCGGCAAAGGCAACCAGCTCCGCGGCAAGGAGGTCGATCACCCCGCGGAAGCCGGTTTCCTCGCCCACGGGGAGTTGGAGGAGCACCGGCCGGGCCTTGAGCTTCTCCTCCATCTGGCGCAGGGTGCCCCGCAGGTCGGCGCGACCCGGTCCATCTTGTTGATGAAGCAGATGCGGGGGACCCGGTAGCGGTCGGCCTGGCGCCAGACCGATTCGCTCTGGGGCTGGACCCCCTCCACGGCGCTGAATATGGCCACTGCGCCGTCGAGGGCCCTGAGGCTCCGCTCCACTTCGATGGTGAAATCGATGTGCCCCGGCGTGTCCACCAGGTTGAGTCGGTGGTTGCGCCAGGTGCAGACGGTGGCGGTGGAGGTGATGGTGATCCCCCGCTCCTGCTCCTGGGGCATCCAGTCCATGACCGCGTCGCCGTCGTGGACTTCGCCCATCTTGTGGGTTTCGCCGGTGTAGAAGAGGATGCGTTCGGACACCGTGGTCTTGCCGGCGTCAATGTGGGAGATGATGCCGATGGTGCGGACCTGGTCGAGGGGGGGGCGGGCCATGGGACCTCCGGGACGCGAATTGTCCGACAGTATAGCGAAAAGGAGCGGTCTTTGCCAGACGGATGGAGGGTGCGTTGCGGCCCGTTCATCCGCCGCTACAATTGTGAAACAGCCCGGTGTCCCGCGCGGGACGCCGGAGGGGAGGTTGATCATGGGAATCGCGAGTCGCGCAGCAGCGTTGTGCGCCGTTGTGATCCTCTGGGCCGCGTCGGCTGCCGCCGCGGCCCAGTTGGGCACGGCCCGGCTTTCGCTGGTGGCGGGAGACGTGCAGATGCTCACCGAGGACACCAATGAGTGGGTAGCGGCGGCGGTCAACACGCCGCTGGCCGAAGGAGACCGGCTCTGGTCGCCGGAGGGGAGCCGGGCGGAGATCCAGGTGCGGGGAGGAGTCCAGGTGCGGGTCGATGCCCGGACCGCCCTCGACATCGTCGACCTGGGCCGGGAATCGTTCCAGCTCAGCCTGGCCGAAGGACGGGCCTATCTCACCAATCGCAAGGGCGGGGTCGACCGCATCCGGGTCGACACCCCCTACGCCTCGACCGGCATCTACGACAACTCCATCGTCATGGTTGACGCCACGAGCGGAGGCGCCGCGGTCGTGGCCGTGATCAAGGGCTATGCCGTGGTGGAGACCCGCCAGGGCACGACGCGCGTCTCCGCCGGCAGCGAGCTGCGGCTGACGGTCGACGAGCAGGCGGAGATCGCCCCGATCGGCTCGCCCGACGAGTGGGAAACCTGGAACCGGAAGCGGGACCGGGTGCTGGCCGATGCGGCCGAAAGCCTCCGCTACGTGCCCGACGAGCTGGACGACTACGCGGCCGACCTGGACGCCAACGGCCGGTGGCTCTACGCGGGGGAGTACGGCTACGTCTGGTCGCCCCGGGTCTCAGCCGTCGTGGATTGGGCCCCCTATCGGCTGGGGCGGTGGACGTGGGTGCGCGGCTCCTACGTCTGGATATCCTATGAGCCCTGGGGGTGGGCGCCCTACCACTACGGGCGGTGGGTATTCGTGTCCCGGGTCGGCTGGTGCTGGGTGCCTCCCTCCCGCGGCGCCGCCTACTGGGGGCCGGGGTACGTGGGGTGGGTGTACAGCTCGGACACCGTGGCCTGGGTCCCGCTGGCGCCGGGCGAGGTCTACTACGGCATCGGCTTTTACGGCCCCTTCAGCGTCGATATCACGAACGTGGCGGTGAATCCGGTAGTGGTCCGCACATACCGCCACATCCACGTCCGCAACGCCGTCACCATCATCGACCGGGACACCTTCATCACGGGGAGGAGAGGGCGTTCGATTGCGCGGGAGAACCCGTTCATCTCCGCCAGGGTCGAGGTGGGTCCCCCGGCCATCAGGCCCGCCCGGGAAACCCGGCGCCCCATCGACAAGCGGATAGCCCCCGAACGGCAGCCGCCGGAGCGCATCAGGAAGCTGAAGCCGGAGGAGGTACGGCGCGACCGCCGCCCGGTTCCCGGCGATGCGGGATCGGTCTTCGGCCCCGGCCGCCAGGCCGGCGAAATGCGGGTGAAGCACCGCGAAACGCCGCGCCGCCAGGAGACGGCGCCGGCACTGTCCGGCAATCGGCAGGGCGGAAAAGGTGCCGGGCTCCCCACCGGTCGCGAACGGTTACCAGAAGGGAAGGGACGCAACGCGTCCCCGCCCCCGCGCGCCGTTCCCGGTAAGGAGCCGTCCCCCCGGCCACGCCCGGATGACGCGGCGCGCCAGCCCCGCGTCCAGCAACGGTCGCCCCAGGTGAAGACGCCTGCCCCCGACACGATGAAGCAGGTGCCGGAGAGGAAAAAGCAGGCCCCCGCCCCTGGGAAGCAGGCACCGCAGGTAATGCCGGCGTCCCCCGGCAGTGCCGGCAGCCAGGGACGGGAAATCTCGGAGCGTCCCGCGCCCCGCCCGGAACAGGCCCGCGAGCCCGAACTCCAGCGTCCGGCCCGTGAGCGACGAGACGAGGGGCAGGGAAAGGGTCGAAAAAAGTACGACAAAGATGATCGAGAATAGTACGGTGTATTGCCGGAAATATTTTATTGTTTTAAGTACGACATTTGTGTGGTACCCTTTGGTAAAATTATTTACCAAAGAGGTAAACAATGCGATTCGATCCGCAACAGCTCAGAATTGACGGCGTGTATGCCCAGCGGCACCCCGGAACCTTCATGCTCCGGATAAAGGTGCCGGCGGGCATTCTTTCAGCGGAGCAGGCCGAGGCGGTGGCCGGCATCGCGGACCGGTTCGCCGGCGGCCTGCTCCATCTTACCACCAGGGGAAGCATCGAGCTGCACGGCCTCACCGAGGATCACCTCCCATCGGTCTGGCGCGGCCTTGCCGCCGTGGGCCTCACCACCCGCGGCGCCTGCGGCGGGGCG of Geobacter anodireducens contains these proteins:
- a CDS encoding Cro/Cl family transcriptional regulator, with protein sequence MKIGERLKRLRMINSLTQEELANRADLTKGYISQLENDATSPSIATLKDILDVFGVSMQEFFSDPIGEDVVYGKDARVQTSADDAAVTVELLVPGAQNREMDPALVTLAPGEEMDEQNFHEGEEFGFVLLGRIQLRLDDKIYTVKKDECFYFTSDKRHTVKNIGKGPAKILWVVTPPTFDY
- a CDS encoding saccharopine dehydrogenase yields the protein MSKVLIIGAGGVGQVVAHKCAQRRDIFSGITLASRTKAKCDAIAAQLNNSIATAQVDADNVPELVALIRKEQPKLVINVALPYQDLTIMDACLETGVDYLDTANYEPLDTAKFEYSWQWAYQDRFKSAGIMALLGSGFDPGVTNVYTALAAKKYLDEVQEIDIIDANAGSHGQPFATNFNPEINIREVTAPCRHWENGEFVETPPLSTKRVFDFPEGIGPMNIYRLYHEEMESIVKHIPTIKKAQFWMTFSDNYLKHLEVLQNVGMTRIDEVEFQGQKIVPIQFLKALLPDPGSLGPLTKGKTCIGVIARGLKDGKRKQVYIYNICDHEACYKEVGSQAISYTTGVPAVVGGIMMLTGKWHAPGVWNMEQFDPEPFLAELGPMGLPTVVVDGGEWPEL
- a CDS encoding pyrroline-5-carboxylate reductase, which produces MLKGSTLGFIGGGNMAEAIIKGLLAGGVAAADVMVAEPVAARREYLHGTYGIDVCADNGRVVAAAGALVMAVKPQVFRGMAAALGPAGLDGKLLISIMAGITTADMEEVCGSAARVIRVMPNTPALVLEGASALCRGRNATDDDLFFAAGIFDLVGTTCVVEEKLMDAVTGVSGCGPAYVFLFMEALSDAGVKNGLPRDVATRLAAQTVLGAARLLLETGDHPGILKEKVTSPGGSTIAGIASLERDAFRGAVMAAVDAATARSAELGKK
- a CDS encoding YggS family pyridoxal phosphate enzyme; this encodes MAIADNLTHILAKIADAARRAGRDPAPVRLVAVSKTMPAEAVEEAARAGQRLFGENYVQEFTAKAREVREPVEWHFIGHLQSNKVKYLAGLVTCIHSVDRLSLAEEIDRQWAKLDAVCDILVQVNIAGEETKSGTSAAELTDLVAAMATLPHVRVRGLMTMPPFFDDPEEARPYFRELRRLADAVAAENIPGVSMAELSMGMSGDYEAAVEEGATLVRIGTALFGERVYRP
- a CDS encoding polysaccharide deacetylase; its protein translation is MLFRLIVAVMFLASFPSTARAVPRPVSAADFSVPILLYHRFGPTVADGMTIKTPVFEEHLKYLRDNGYRVIPLRQVVDFYLKKGPAPPPKSVVIVEDDAHKSVYTDMLPLVKKYRVPVTVFIYPSAVSNAKYAMTWDQLRELKKTGLFDFQSHTYWHPNFKKERKKLPPAEFDRLVESQLKKSREKIEKELGVTVDMLAWPFGIYDDDLIRRAGVLGYRATFTIDRRHVTPAESVMKLPRYLMINADQGKVFAQILAGSGPKRNVVY